In a single window of the Diospyros lotus cultivar Yz01 chromosome 10, ASM1463336v1, whole genome shotgun sequence genome:
- the LOC127812278 gene encoding crocetin glucosyltransferase, chloroplastic-like yields MTNRHFLLVCCPAQGQLNPTFELAKRLTRAGARVTLATTVRGLRSMPTLPEIDGLSYAAFSDGYDDGNVQKDVPGRVMDELRRAGSKSLAELITTLADDGRRVSFLVYSLLLGWAASVARDMQVPSAYLSVQSATCFAIYHRFFNRSDGLCHGGTADIDPSISIKLAGMPLLSSNDIPTFLLPNSPHNYAIKSFQEHIETLEDDPNPCVLVNTFDALEEDAIRAVDSMNLIAIGPLVPVIFSDEEREISDSSMRIDLFEQSREYLDWLNSKPDSSAIYVSFGSLVALQQKQTEEIFRALVASHRPFLWVIRSSEYGGEVKDMIEPELSEETGLIVPWCSQTDVLRHRSIGCFVTHCGWNSAVESLVAGVPVVACPQFSDQTTNAKAVEEVWGTGVRAAANGEGVVEREEMKRCLEAVMGSGERGEEIRRNALKWKQLAMEAVKSGGPSHSNLNHFLSTLP; encoded by the coding sequence ATGACCAACCGCCACTTCCTTCTCGTTTGCTGCCCAGCCCAGGGCCAGCTCAACCCCACTTTCGAGCTCGCCAAGCGCCTCACACGCGCCGGAGCACGCGTCACTCTCGCCACCACCGTCCGTGGCCTCCGTTCAATGCCCACCCTCCCTGAAATCGACGGCCTCTCCTACGCCGCCTTCTCCGACGGCTACGACGACGGAAACGTACAGAAGGACGTTCCCGGCCGGGTGATGGACGAGCTGCGGCGCGCCGGGAGCAAATCACTGGCCGAACTGATCACTACCCTCGCCGACGACGGCCGTCGGGTGAGTTTCCTTGTCTATTCCCTCCTCCTCGGCTGGGCCGCCTCCGTGGCTCGTGACATGCAGGTGCCCTCCGCTTACCTTTCCGTTCAGTCTGCAACTTGTTTCGCTATATACCACAGGTTCTTCAACAGAAGCGACGGTCTCTGCCATGGCGGTACCGCCGATATTGACCCATCCATTTCGATAAAATTAGCCGGAATGCCGTTGCTATCATCCAACGACATCCCGACGTTTCTCTTGCCGAACAGTCCACACAATTATGCGATCAAGTCCTTCCAAGAACACATAGAAACCCTAGAAGACGATCCAAACCCTTGCGTGCTTGTCAACACGTTTGATGCGTTGGAAGAAGACGCAATCAGAGCCGTCGATTCCATGAACTTGATCGCGATCGGGCCGTTAGTTCCAGTTATTTTCAGTGATGAAGAAAGAGAGATCTCAGATTCGTCCATGAGAATTGATCTCTTCGAGCAGTCCAGAGAGTACCTCGACTGGTTAAACTCAAAGCCAGATTCCTCGGCGATCTACGTCTCGTTCGGAAGCCTGGTGGCGTTACAGCAGAAGCAAACGGAAGAGATTTTCCGAGCACTCGTGGCGAGTCACCGGCCGTTCCTGTGGGTGATTAGATCGTCGGAGTACGGAGGAGAAGTGAAGGACATGATCGAGCCAGAGTTGAGCGAAGAAACCGGATTGATAGTGCCGTGGTGCTCGCAGACGGATGTGCTGCGCCACCGGTCGATCGGGTGTTTTGTGACGCACTGCGGGTGGAACTCGGCGGTGGAGAGCCTTGTCGCCGGCGTGCCAGTGGTGGCGTGTCCGCAGTTTTCCGACCAGACCACGAATGCTAAGGCGGTGGAGGAGGTGTGGGGCACCGGCGTGAGAGCGGCGGCGAATGGAGAAGGGGTGgtggagagagaagagatgaagCGGTGTTTGGAGGCGGTGATGGGCAGCggagagagaggggaagagaTCAGAAGGAATGCATTGAAGTGGAAGCAGCTGGCCATGGAAGCTGTCAAGAGCGGTGGTCCTTCACACTCCAACTTGAACCACTTCTTGTCCACGTTACCTTAA